The DNA sequence CGTGGAGAAGAACGGAATAAAAAAAACAAGCAGGTTCCGCAGTCGGAAACGGATCATTACCTGATTAACACAAGGATCGATGATTTAGCCGAAAGAAAGGCTGGAAATATAGGAGATTATGCAGGAGGCAGGGAGACTGCGGCGGCACCGCCGGGCAAGCTTACCGGGACGCCTATTTCCAGACAGACCGAGAAGAACGAACATTACAGGCTGCCGCCTTTAAATCTTGTTCATAAATCAATGAAAAAAGGCCAAAAAAGCGGCAAGGACATTGCTGATAATGTCCGTCTGCTGGAAGATACGCTGGCCAGTTTTGGGGTCAGGGTCAAAGTCACAAGAGTCACACAGGGGCCGACGATTACCCGCTATGAGGTTCAGCCTGCACCCGGTGTCAAAGTCAGTAAAATTACCAGCCTCTCAGATGATATTGCACTGAGTCTGGCAGCCTCCGATGTGCGGATGGAAGCGCCGATTCCGGGAAAGTCTGCAGTTGGGATAGAGGTACCGAATAAGGAGATTGCCATTGTTCATTTCCGGGAAGTGCTGGAAACGGAAGATTTTCAGGACTCACCAAGCAAGCTTAGTTTGGCGCTCGGCAAAGATATTACCGGCACGCCGATTATCGGTGATCTTACGAGAATGCCGCATCTGCTGATTGCCGGAGCGACCGGAGCAGGAAAATCGGTTTGCATCAATACGATTATTGGAAGTATCGTTTATAAAGCAAGACCGGATGAAGTAAAACTGCTGCTGATTGATCCCAAAGTTGTTGAACTGGCCAATTACAATGGAATTCCACATCTGATCTCTCCTGTGGTAACAGAGCCCCAGAGGGCTGCCGGAGCTTTGAAGTGGATTGTTACCGAAATGGAGACAAGATATGAACTTTTTGCAGCTTCCGGAGTTCGCGATATCGTCAGATATAATTTCCTGGTTAGTGAAAAGAAGGATACTGAATCGAAGCCGCTGCCGTATGTTGTCGTCATTATCGACGAGTTAGCCGATCTGATGATGGTTGCTCCTGGAGAGGTTGAAGAGTCTATCTGCCGGCTGGCCCAGATGGCCAGGGCAGCAGGTATTCATCTGATTGTTGCGACACAGAGACCCTCGGTTGATGTCATCACCGGTCTGATTAAAGCCAATATTTCTTCCAGGATCGCTTTTGCGGTTTCTTCCCAGATCGATTCCAGAACCATTCTGGATATGGGCGGTGCAGAAAAACTGCTCGGCCGCGGGGACATGCTCTATCATCCAATTGGGATCAGCAAGCCGATCCGGGTCCAAGGCTGTTTCCTGTCAGACAAGGAAGTCAAGAATATTGTCGATTATCTGCTGGAACAGGCCAAACCGGAGTATTTTGAAATTCCGGAGGTAAGCTTGAGTTCCAGGAATTCTGAGGAGCCGGAAGATGAGCTTTTCTATAAGGCTGCGAACATCTTTATGGAGAGCAATACAGCATCCGTGTCCCTGCTTCAGCGCAGACTAAAGATTGGCTATTCCAGGGCGGCCAGAATCGTTGATATGCTTGAAGAAAAAGGGGTTGTCGGCCAGCATGAAGGCTCGAAACCCAGGGAAGTTTTGTTGACCAAGGGCCAATTTGAACAAAAATTCGGGAAAAACTTTAATTCTTAGTCATAATTACCAAATATTTGCGCTTTTTGGTTAATTTCAGGAAGGATTAGTTAAAATACTGTAGAATAAAAAAGATTGGGGAAGATTATGCTGCGTGAAATTTCCATCGATGAATGTTCTGAGCTATCAGATGCATTATATATAGATGTGAGGTCAGAAAACGAATTTGAGGAAGGAACGATTCCCGGAGCGATAAACATACCCATCTTCAATAATGAAGAGAGAGCCGTCATTGGAACGATATATACCAAAGAGTCTCCCCAAAAAGCCAGAGATATCGGGCTAGAGATTGTTAGCCGAAAACTGCCGGATCTATATAAGCAAGTCGTAGAGGCTGCCGGGAAAAGACCGATTCTGCTATTTTGCTGGCGCGGAGGTATGAGAAGCAAGTCTCTGGCGGCAGTACTTGACCTGATGGGGCTGCCGGTATTTCGGCTGATTGGCGGATATAAGGCCTACAGGCATTCGATTGTTTCCTTTTTTGAGACTGGATTTCATCATCAGGTTATCGTCCTGAAAGGGAATACCGGAACTGGAAAAACAGAGTTGCTGAAAAAACTCAAGGAAGAGGGTTATCCGGTCATTGATCTTGAGGGGCTATCTAATAATCGCGGTTCAGTTTTTGGTTGCATCGGTCTTGGGGCTCAGCCTACCCAAAAAACGTTTGAGTCCTTGCTTTACGAGGAAATTCATCGCTATAATCAAAATCTGTATTTGTTGATGGAATGCGAAAGCCGGCGGATCGGCAGAATTACGCTCCCCGATAGAGTTTTTAAGGCCATGCAGCAGGGAATTTCTATTCTTGTTTATGATTCAGTGGACAACAGAGCCAAACGATTGATGCTTGAGTATACGAATAACCCGGGAATAACTGTAGAACTTAAAACAGCTCTTGATAGACTGACGAAAAGACTGGGACGAAAGAAAATTGATCAGCTTTATGATTTTCTGCAGAAACAAGCTTACGAGGACTTTGCCCGGTATCTTATTATGGAATACTATGACCAGCTGTATGGCTATCCCAATCAGGAATCTGAGGACTACGACTTATGTATTTCTCAGGAATCTATGTTATTATCGCTGAAAACACTGAAACAATTTTTGAATGAACGGTTTGCTTGACAGTAATTAATTTAAAATAAAATTAAATTAAATATTAATAGGGTGGTGTAGAGATGGCTGGTGAAGGGGCCGTTCTTAGGAAGGCCAGAGAAGAAAAAGGTTTAAGTTATCAGGAAGTTGAAGATAGTATTAAGATTAGAGTGAGGTATCTGGAAGCTCTGGAGAATGAGAACTACGGCGTGCTACCCGGAACCACCTATACCAGAGGCTTTTTACGGACGTATGCTAAACATCTTGGCATTAATCCGCAGGAAATTATAGATAGCTATAATGCTTCTTTGGTCAAAGAAGCTGAGCCTGACATTCAGCCACGCTTAAGTCCGATTCCAAGCAATCAGGTATGGTTCAGACCTGTCGTCCTTGCAGGAATGGCTATCCTGGCTGTGATCATTGTCGTCGGGATTATCTTTGTGTCAAACTTGGGCAACAAATCCGGTACTTTTCATTATACACCCACCCCTTTGCCGGCTGCACCGAAGGCGAGCGATCAAAATACTGCCGATTCCGGTACGGTGCAGAATACGAATACTGCCGGGCAGGAACAAAATGCCGGGCAGCCGTCTCAGCAGCAAGCCGAACAATACAAGGGTATTGTTGCTGAGCTTACGTTTACTGCTGATTGCTGGGTCGTGGTCAATGTGGACGGCAAGCAGGCTTTAAGCGGAACGATCCCTGCAGGAACAACTCAAACCTTGCAGGCTGACAAGCAAATTGAATTTGTATCGATCGGCAACGCCGGCGGACTGTCACTCAAAGTAAACGGACATAACGTCCCGCCGCTCGGGAAGACCGGTGATGTCCTTCAAAACTACATCATTGATGAGAATAAAGTGAAAGAGCTTGCGGGAAGTTAGTTTACACCAAGCTGATAAGATAAGATTGTTAAGAGGGTATACCGGAAGACCAGGATACCCTCTTCCTATGTTTGCGAATCATGTCAAATCGATTTAGAATAAATACGAATTCAAAATATAGAACCCAAAAGACTAAATGAAGTTAGAAGTATATTTGAATAATCAGTTTAACTATGGCAGTTATCTAATAAAGTTAGGAGAAAAATCAAGTGTCTGTAAATTATCTGCCAGTGAACAGAGAAGACATGGAGTGCCGGGGATGGGACCAGGTGGACTTCGTCCTGGTCAGCGGGGATGCCTATGTCGATCATCCCAGTTTTGGTCCGGCTATCATTTCCAGGGTTCTTGAAGACGCAGGATACAAGGTTGGAATTATTCCTCAGCCGGATTGGAAAAAGACTGAAGACTTTCAGAGACTTGGGCGTCCCCGGCTCGGATTTTTGGTGTCAGCAGGCAATATGGATTCTATGGTCAACCATTATTCAGTCAATAAAAAAATACGCGAAAAAGACTCCTATTCACCCGGCTGCAAAATGGGTTTACGGCCGGACCGGGCGACGATTGTCTATTGCAATAAAATCCGGGAAGCCTATAAGAACGTTCCAATCATCATTGGCGGTGTAGAAGCCAGTTTGCGGAGATTTGCCCATTATGACTATTGGAGCGATACCGTCAGAAAATCAATTCTGATTGACAGCAGTGCGGACTTGTTGGTCTATGGCATGGCGGAAAAGCAGATTGTGGAGATTGCCGCGTATCTGAATGACGGTTTGGAAGTGAAATATATCCGCCATATCCCCGGAACCTGCTATATGGCGGATTCTCTGGACGAGGTAAGCAACGGCTATATCGAGATACCTTCCTTCAAAAAGACGGTAGAAGACAAAGCCAAGTATGCGGAGGCTTTCAAGATTCAATATCAGGAGCAGGACCCGGTCAGAGGAAAAACCATTGTCCAGCAGCACGGCATAAAATATTTGGTGCAGAATAAACCGGAAATGCCTTTGTCTCAGGCGGAGCTGGATAAAGTCTATGGTCTTTCCTATCTGAAAAACGCGCATCCAATGTATGATAGAGACGGGGGAATACCCGCGCTGGAGGAAGTTAAATTCAGTATTGTCAGCTCCCGGGGATGTTTTGGAAGCTGTGCTTTCTGCTCGCTGACCTTTCATCAGGGCAGAATCGTTCAGAGCAGGAGCGAGGAATCGATCTTGCACGAAGCTGTGGGAATCACCAATTTGGAAGACTTTAAAGGATATATTCATGACGTTGGCGGACCGACAGCTAACTTTCGTCAGCCAGCCTGTCTTAAGCAATTGAAAACTGGCGCATGTAAGGAAAAACAATGCCTGCATCCCTCGCCATGCAAAAGCCTGCATATCGACCATCAGGAATACCTCGGGATTTTACGGAAACTCAGAAAACTGCCCAAAGTCAAGAAAGTATTTGTGCGCTCGGGGATTCGCTATGACTATATCATGGCGGATAAAAGCGAGCATTTTCTTAAAGAATTGCTCGAACACCATGTCAGCGGTCAACTAAAGGTAGCTCCGGAGCATATCTCACCTAAGGTCCTGCACGATATGCGTAAACCGGCCGGGAAAACCTTTGAACAGTTTAGGGAAAAATTCTTTAAAATGAACGAGCGTCTTGGCAAGAAGCAGTTTATTGTTCCTTACTTTATGTCCAGCCACCCAGGGAGTACGCTGGAAGCAGCCGTTGAACTGGCCGAATACTTGCGGGACATTCATTATCAGCCGGAACAGGTCCAGGATTTTTATCCGACTCCGGGAACGCTGTCTACGGCAATGTTTTATACAGGGCTCGATCCGCTGACTATGCAGAAGGTTTATGTTCCAAAAAGCAAAACGGAAAAAGCAATGCAGAGAGCGTTGCTGCAATTCAGAGAACCAAAAAAATATGCCCTGGTCCACGCTGCCCTTGTTGAAGCCGATAGGACGGATTTGATAGGGTTCGGCCCCAAATGTCTGATCAGGCCCAAAGGAAGAACCGCCTATTCCGATCAGAACAAGGAACAAGATTCCGGTTATAACCAAAATAAACAGAAAAATTTTGTTAAAGGCAAGCTCAATAAAGAGCAAGTAAATAAAGACCTTTTATCTAAGGCACGAATAAATAAGGAACATAAAAAAAAGATTACAGAGGACAGCGGAAAATCTCGGGGAACCGTAAAAAACGAAAAGATGGAAAAAGAAAGACAACAAAGAAGTCTGGGGAATAAGAAAAAAAATCTCAAAGAAAATCAAAAAGAAAAGCACCAGGGAAGTCGCACAGAGGCGTCAGGCAAGGCGACAGGGAACGTCAAAAGGATGTCTCCGGGGAAGCCATCAGGGAAGGTAAAGGGAAAGCATTCGTTTTGACAGCAGGTCGGAACCTGATATATACTAAAGTGATAAAAAACGATTTCAGAGGGTTGAAAAGTGAAGAAAAAAGTTGCAGTGATTAACCTTGGGTGCCCGAAGAACCAGGTTGACAGTGAAGTAATAACCGGCATGCTGGCGAAAGGCTTCGAGATAACAGCCGAACCGTCTGAAGCCGATATGATTGTTGTAAATACCTGCGGTTTTATTGAAGATGCCAAAGCAGAATCGATTGACACCCTTTGTGAAATGATCAATTTGAAAAATAGCGGTGCTCAGAAGAAGGTCTATGCTGTGGGATGTCTGGCTCAGCGTTATGGTGAAGAGCTGTTTAAAGAATTTCCTGAGCTTGATGGTGTGCTCGGGGACGGGGATCTGGATAAAATCCCCGGGGTCCTGGAAAGCTCCGGCAGCGAGAGAGTATACAGGAAAAAGGAAAAGCAGGACTATCTTTATGACAATGAGACGCCGAGGGTCCGTTTCAGCCCTTCTTTTTTTGCATATGTCAAAATAGCCGAAGGCTGTGATAACCGCTGCAGCTATTGTGTCATTCCGCAGATCAAAGGCAGCTACCGTAGCAGGACAATGGAGTCAATCGTACAAGAAGTAAGGAAGCTCGCCGGCGAGGGTGTGAAGGAAATTGCACTGGTAGCCCAGGATACAACCCGTTACGGTATTGATCTGTATCAGGCTTACCGGCTGCCCGATCTTCTACGGGAACTAGTGGAAATAGACGGTATACAATGGATTCGGCTGATGTATTGTTACCCTGAGGCAGTATCTGATGAACTGATTGACCTGATTGCGACGGAACCCAAGATATGTAACTATATCGATTTGCCTCTTCAACATGCCGATAATGCCATACTTTCGAAAATGAACCGCAGAAATACAGCCGAAGAAGCAGAAACGCTGATCGGAAAGCTCCGCGAGGCTGTACCGGGTATCTTTATTCGTTCAACGTTCATTACCGGATTCCCTGGGGAAACCGAAGAACAGTTTCAGCATTTATTGTCATTTGTCAATAAAATGAAATTAGACCGTATTGGGGTTTTTGCTTATTCCCAGGAGGAAAATACTCCTGCTGCGAACATGGCGAACCAGGTACCGCCTGAGGTTCGGGAAGCTCGCAAAAATGCTGTCATGGCAGCCCAAACGGAAATCGCGGATCAGATCCAGCAGCAAAGGGTCGGACAAATCATCCGGGTCATTCTCGAAGAACAGACTGCCCCTGATGAATGGGTCGGACGGAGCGAAGGGGATGCCCCGGAGATTGACGGTCAGATTTACCTCAAGGTTCAGAAGAAGCATTTGGCTGGTGAAATCATACAGACCAGAATTACAGAAGCGGATAGCTATGATATGGGAGGGGAGGAGCTCGAGTGAATCTACCTAACACGCTGACTCTGATTCGAATTGCCATGATACCTTTGTTTATGGCCTTTTTATTGGTAAAAATGCCTGACGGCACTGCTTATTTTCCTTATCAGGACTTTGTAGCCGCGGGGATATTTATCCTGGCGTCTGCGACAGACGGTTTGGACGGTTATTTCGCACGCAAGCTGAAACAAGTGACCAATCTCGGTAAATTTCTGGATCCGCTTGCCGACAAGCTTCTGGTTTCAGCCGCGCTGATTGCCCTAGTCGAGTTAAATCTCGTTTCAGCCTGGATTGTCTGGATTATCCTGGCCCGAGAGTTTGCGGTCACAGGGTTAAGAGCGATTGCTGCCGCCGAAGGCGTAGTGATCAGTGCCAGCAAGCTTGGCAAACTGAAGACGGTCACTCAGATCATTGCCATAGCACTGTTGATTTTGAGAGATTGGCCATTATCAACTCTTAACATACATATTGCCCAGCCTATGATCTATCTTGCGCTGATCATAACCATCATCTCCGGCGTGGACTATATCATGAAATCAAAACAGCTGTTTGTGCATTCTAAATAAAACGACTTCAAGATTTTCCTTTTACCCAGGGGGGAATCTTTTTATCTGTATATCAGAAAGTATAAGTAATTGGAGTGACCGCCAAAGGCTTGGCGCCAGCCATGTTTTCTTTATCAATTTTAGCGTGACAAGATACCGGTACTGGGATATAAATCTGCCCGCGGTGAGATAATGACTGAGGGAGTGTGAAAAAAATGAAGGCCGAAATTATTTCCACGGGAACAGAATTACTGCTCGGAAAAACGCTGAATACGAGTGCCCATTATCTTACAGGACAGCTTTCGGATCTCGGGATAGAAGTTCTCTACCATACGACGGTAGGGGACAACAAAGAACGGCTGACCGAAACACTAAAGAATGCGTTGCAGCGTTCCGGGCTTGTGCTTGTCAGCGGAGGGCTTGGACCGACGGTAGATGACCTATCCAAAGAAATTGCTGCTGAAGTCTTTGGCCTGAAAATGAGCTATGATCCTGAAAGCATGCAGTCCCTGACGCAGTTTTATATCAATGACCGGATGCCACCAAGTACGGAAAAACAGGCTTATTTTCCGGAAGGTTCGATTCTGCTGCCGAACGATAAAGGAACTGCACTGGGGGCCCTTATCTGCAAAAATGACCAGTTTTGCGCGATCCTTCCCGGACCTCCTTCCGAAATGGAGGTTATGTTCCAAAAGTATTTGCTGCCCAAATTAGAGCAGATCATGCTTCAGGATTCCGGACGGATGCAGGTGCGTATTCTAAAAATATTTGGACTCGGGGAACCGGAACTGGAACGGGAACTAACCATTCTGATGCAGCGTAAATCCCCGTCTCTCACTTTGCTGGACAGGCATACCTACATGGATGTCAGGCTTACGGTCCGAAGCGGGGATGTCAGTCAGGCTGTCCGGCTCCTGGATCAGACGGAAGCAGAGATCCGCAGCAGGCTTGGGGACGGGGTATTCGGAACCGGTACGGATACCCCAGCCGGTATTGTTGGAAAACTGCTTCTGAAAAACAACCTGACGCTGGCAACAGCTGAATCCTGTACCGGCGGTCTTCTGGGCGGAAGAATCACCGCCGAAGCCGGAAGCTCGGCGTA is a window from the Dehalobacter sp. DCA genome containing:
- a CDS encoding DNA translocase FtsK, whose amino-acid sequence is MCYEGYKDHGNCKDRKDRKDRMKSWGFGTLATKATKKNRRGSRKKRQSVHDTIRNEIIGILVMGLACLGFVMLYSNSKGAIVTLIIKALRIAAGDGSVGIFIILGVIGISLMSNNRRSIKSRITGAVLLWLVAEGFLHLGSSAAYDTAGLLELGKAGLGGGLLGAAISIMLVMLVGVTGSYVILAVLALIGAILAMNRSLVGTVKDLLSLTASFAQMVDRHIRDFLQVLADGRQERQERKEDARNSVFPAGKKGEPVKSPTPDNYFDSRPGTPVIEIFGEERNRGEERNKKNKQVPQSETDHYLINTRIDDLAERKAGNIGDYAGGRETAAAPPGKLTGTPISRQTEKNEHYRLPPLNLVHKSMKKGQKSGKDIADNVRLLEDTLASFGVRVKVTRVTQGPTITRYEVQPAPGVKVSKITSLSDDIALSLAASDVRMEAPIPGKSAVGIEVPNKEIAIVHFREVLETEDFQDSPSKLSLALGKDITGTPIIGDLTRMPHLLIAGATGAGKSVCINTIIGSIVYKARPDEVKLLLIDPKVVELANYNGIPHLISPVVTEPQRAAGALKWIVTEMETRYELFAASGVRDIVRYNFLVSEKKDTESKPLPYVVVIIDELADLMMVAPGEVEESICRLAQMARAAGIHLIVATQRPSVDVITGLIKANISSRIAFAVSSQIDSRTILDMGGAEKLLGRGDMLYHPIGISKPIRVQGCFLSDKEVKNIVDYLLEQAKPEYFEIPEVSLSSRNSEEPEDELFYKAANIFMESNTASVSLLQRRLKIGYSRAARIVDMLEEKGVVGQHEGSKPREVLLTKGQFEQKFGKNFNS
- the mnmH gene encoding tRNA 2-selenouridine(34) synthase MnmH, with the translated sequence MLREISIDECSELSDALYIDVRSENEFEEGTIPGAINIPIFNNEERAVIGTIYTKESPQKARDIGLEIVSRKLPDLYKQVVEAAGKRPILLFCWRGGMRSKSLAAVLDLMGLPVFRLIGGYKAYRHSIVSFFETGFHHQVIVLKGNTGTGKTELLKKLKEEGYPVIDLEGLSNNRGSVFGCIGLGAQPTQKTFESLLYEEIHRYNQNLYLLMECESRRIGRITLPDRVFKAMQQGISILVYDSVDNRAKRLMLEYTNNPGITVELKTALDRLTKRLGRKKIDQLYDFLQKQAYEDFARYLIMEYYDQLYGYPNQESEDYDLCISQESMLLSLKTLKQFLNERFA
- a CDS encoding helix-turn-helix domain-containing protein, translating into MAGEGAVLRKAREEKGLSYQEVEDSIKIRVRYLEALENENYGVLPGTTYTRGFLRTYAKHLGINPQEIIDSYNASLVKEAEPDIQPRLSPIPSNQVWFRPVVLAGMAILAVIIVVGIIFVSNLGNKSGTFHYTPTPLPAAPKASDQNTADSGTVQNTNTAGQEQNAGQPSQQQAEQYKGIVAELTFTADCWVVVNVDGKQALSGTIPAGTTQTLQADKQIEFVSIGNAGGLSLKVNGHNVPPLGKTGDVLQNYIIDENKVKELAGS
- a CDS encoding YgiQ family radical SAM protein yields the protein MSVNYLPVNREDMECRGWDQVDFVLVSGDAYVDHPSFGPAIISRVLEDAGYKVGIIPQPDWKKTEDFQRLGRPRLGFLVSAGNMDSMVNHYSVNKKIREKDSYSPGCKMGLRPDRATIVYCNKIREAYKNVPIIIGGVEASLRRFAHYDYWSDTVRKSILIDSSADLLVYGMAEKQIVEIAAYLNDGLEVKYIRHIPGTCYMADSLDEVSNGYIEIPSFKKTVEDKAKYAEAFKIQYQEQDPVRGKTIVQQHGIKYLVQNKPEMPLSQAELDKVYGLSYLKNAHPMYDRDGGIPALEEVKFSIVSSRGCFGSCAFCSLTFHQGRIVQSRSEESILHEAVGITNLEDFKGYIHDVGGPTANFRQPACLKQLKTGACKEKQCLHPSPCKSLHIDHQEYLGILRKLRKLPKVKKVFVRSGIRYDYIMADKSEHFLKELLEHHVSGQLKVAPEHISPKVLHDMRKPAGKTFEQFREKFFKMNERLGKKQFIVPYFMSSHPGSTLEAAVELAEYLRDIHYQPEQVQDFYPTPGTLSTAMFYTGLDPLTMQKVYVPKSKTEKAMQRALLQFREPKKYALVHAALVEADRTDLIGFGPKCLIRPKGRTAYSDQNKEQDSGYNQNKQKNFVKGKLNKEQVNKDLLSKARINKEHKKKITEDSGKSRGTVKNEKMEKERQQRSLGNKKKNLKENQKEKHQGSRTEASGKATGNVKRMSPGKPSGKVKGKHSF
- the rimO gene encoding 30S ribosomal protein S12 methylthiotransferase RimO — encoded protein: MKKKVAVINLGCPKNQVDSEVITGMLAKGFEITAEPSEADMIVVNTCGFIEDAKAESIDTLCEMINLKNSGAQKKVYAVGCLAQRYGEELFKEFPELDGVLGDGDLDKIPGVLESSGSERVYRKKEKQDYLYDNETPRVRFSPSFFAYVKIAEGCDNRCSYCVIPQIKGSYRSRTMESIVQEVRKLAGEGVKEIALVAQDTTRYGIDLYQAYRLPDLLRELVEIDGIQWIRLMYCYPEAVSDELIDLIATEPKICNYIDLPLQHADNAILSKMNRRNTAEEAETLIGKLREAVPGIFIRSTFITGFPGETEEQFQHLLSFVNKMKLDRIGVFAYSQEENTPAANMANQVPPEVREARKNAVMAAQTEIADQIQQQRVGQIIRVILEEQTAPDEWVGRSEGDAPEIDGQIYLKVQKKHLAGEIIQTRITEADSYDMGGEELE
- the pgsA gene encoding CDP-diacylglycerol--glycerol-3-phosphate 3-phosphatidyltransferase, coding for MNLPNTLTLIRIAMIPLFMAFLLVKMPDGTAYFPYQDFVAAGIFILASATDGLDGYFARKLKQVTNLGKFLDPLADKLLVSAALIALVELNLVSAWIVWIILAREFAVTGLRAIAAAEGVVISASKLGKLKTVTQIIAIALLILRDWPLSTLNIHIAQPMIYLALIITIISGVDYIMKSKQLFVHSK
- a CDS encoding competence/damage-inducible protein A, giving the protein MKAEIISTGTELLLGKTLNTSAHYLTGQLSDLGIEVLYHTTVGDNKERLTETLKNALQRSGLVLVSGGLGPTVDDLSKEIAAEVFGLKMSYDPESMQSLTQFYINDRMPPSTEKQAYFPEGSILLPNDKGTALGALICKNDQFCAILPGPPSEMEVMFQKYLLPKLEQIMLQDSGRMQVRILKIFGLGEPELERELTILMQRKSPSLTLLDRHTYMDVRLTVRSGDVSQAVRLLDQTEAEIRSRLGDGVFGTGTDTPAGIVGKLLLKNNLTLATAESCTGGLLGGRITAEAGSSAYYLGGVVSYANSAKETLLGVKSSSLLQEGAVSELVAGEMAEGTRKALGADIGIATTGVAGPGGGTADKPVGLVYIALAHPEGIEITKNQFVGSRESVRNMIVETALNMLRLYLLRKCKQ